The Streptomyces camelliae genome window below encodes:
- a CDS encoding NHLP bacteriocin export ABC transporter permease/ATPase subunit, with protein MTTVQEGYNGDLVLGALGSMGTRIDCAGFNRVDLEGPQVLWLVAAGALDLFAVDAAQQGHWHHLGRLEAGTLLLGPVAGPQHTLVARPVRDCALHRISLRELYQPANTQTWSYDEYGNPQYVPPATSPLEYAVALGVGRGLSVLFQAPMAEDRSQAPTDDDVFWMQVPPGSVQYGSLYGAEAAADLLMDPALWQSMVDQQYRLLTALDRWIEQLERTHETRAAAGIKAGEEVRAQADRTLLASIGKRSARRTTAADADAGYAACKLVAEAAGIKLAESAQSGTESERLDPVERVALASRVRTRTVRLQGRWWRENVGPLVGHRALSGAPVALLWRRGGYVAVHPGTGRETPVEKANAEEFEPRGVMFYRPLPDKALTPLGLLRFSLQGTRGDLLNLLLAGLVTVAIGALVPVATGKVLGEYVPKAQEGLIAQVCLAVMVSGVVAAAFTLLENLSILRLEGRIEAALQPAVWDRLLRLPTRFFTQRSTGELASAAMGISAIRRLLAGVGPVVAQSVTVGAMNLGMLFWYSPALAMAALGMLVVIAAVFLGLGLWQVRWQRRLVTLGNKLNNQAFQTLRGLPKLRVAAAENYAYAAWAREFARSRELQQKVGRIKNLTTVLGAVYLPIVTLLMFMLLAGPARGAMSAADFLTFNTSVTMVLTSVTQLTGSFVSAVAALPLFEEIKPVFEAMPEVRTSSTRPGPLSGALEARRLSFRYADDGPLVLDDVSFAVRPGEFVAVVGPSGCGKSTLLRLLIGFDKPVSGSVLYDGQDLAALDQSAVRRQCGVVLQHAQPFTGSILDVICGTEPYTPEEAMAAAEMAGLAEDIKRMPMGLHTIVAAGGAISGGQRQRLMIAQALIRRPRILFFDEATSALDNDTQRIVIDSTRKLNATRVVIAHRLSTVLDADRVIVMEDGKVVQQGSPAELLADTGGRLHELVRRQLA; from the coding sequence ATGACGACGGTCCAGGAGGGATACAACGGCGACCTCGTGCTCGGCGCGCTGGGGTCCATGGGCACCCGCATCGACTGTGCCGGCTTCAACCGCGTCGACCTGGAAGGCCCGCAGGTGCTGTGGCTGGTCGCGGCGGGCGCCCTGGACCTGTTCGCGGTGGACGCCGCCCAGCAGGGCCACTGGCACCACCTCGGCCGGCTGGAGGCGGGCACGCTGCTGCTCGGCCCGGTCGCGGGGCCCCAGCACACCCTGGTGGCCCGCCCGGTGCGCGACTGCGCGCTGCACCGGATCAGCCTGCGCGAGCTGTACCAGCCCGCCAACACCCAGACCTGGTCGTACGACGAGTACGGCAACCCGCAGTACGTCCCGCCCGCCACCAGCCCGCTGGAGTACGCGGTCGCGCTCGGCGTCGGCCGCGGCCTGTCCGTCCTGTTCCAGGCCCCGATGGCCGAGGACCGCTCCCAGGCGCCCACCGACGACGACGTGTTCTGGATGCAGGTCCCGCCGGGCAGCGTGCAGTACGGCTCGCTCTACGGCGCGGAGGCCGCCGCCGATCTGCTGATGGACCCGGCGCTGTGGCAGTCGATGGTGGACCAGCAGTACCGGCTGCTGACCGCGCTGGACCGGTGGATCGAGCAGCTGGAGCGCACCCACGAGACCCGCGCGGCCGCCGGTATCAAGGCCGGTGAGGAGGTCCGCGCCCAGGCCGACCGGACGCTGCTCGCCTCCATCGGCAAGCGCTCGGCCCGCCGGACCACGGCCGCCGACGCGGATGCCGGGTACGCGGCCTGCAAGCTGGTCGCCGAGGCGGCCGGGATCAAGCTCGCCGAGTCCGCGCAGAGCGGCACCGAGAGCGAACGCCTCGACCCGGTGGAGCGGGTCGCCCTCGCCTCCCGGGTACGCACCCGGACCGTACGGCTCCAGGGGCGCTGGTGGCGGGAGAACGTGGGCCCGCTGGTCGGGCACCGGGCACTGTCCGGGGCGCCGGTCGCGCTGCTGTGGCGGCGCGGCGGCTATGTGGCCGTCCATCCGGGCACCGGGCGCGAGACGCCGGTCGAGAAGGCGAACGCGGAGGAGTTCGAGCCGCGCGGGGTGATGTTCTACCGGCCGCTGCCCGACAAGGCGCTCACGCCGCTCGGTCTGCTGCGGTTCAGCCTCCAGGGCACGCGCGGCGATCTGCTCAACCTGCTGCTGGCCGGGCTGGTGACGGTGGCGATCGGCGCGCTGGTGCCGGTCGCGACCGGCAAGGTGCTCGGCGAGTACGTGCCGAAGGCACAGGAAGGCCTGATCGCCCAGGTGTGCCTGGCCGTGATGGTGAGCGGGGTGGTCGCGGCGGCGTTCACGCTGCTGGAGAACCTGTCCATCCTGCGGCTGGAGGGCCGGATCGAGGCCGCGCTCCAGCCCGCCGTGTGGGACAGGCTGCTCCGGCTGCCCACCCGGTTCTTCACCCAGCGCTCCACCGGTGAGCTGGCCAGCGCCGCCATGGGCATCAGCGCGATCCGCCGGCTGCTGGCGGGGGTCGGCCCGGTGGTCGCGCAGTCGGTGACGGTCGGTGCGATGAACCTCGGCATGCTGTTCTGGTACAGCCCGGCGCTGGCGATGGCGGCGCTCGGCATGCTCGTCGTCATCGCGGCCGTGTTCCTGGGCCTTGGGCTGTGGCAGGTGCGCTGGCAGCGGCGGCTGGTGACACTCGGCAACAAGCTGAACAACCAGGCCTTCCAGACCCTGCGCGGCCTGCCCAAGCTGCGGGTGGCGGCGGCCGAGAACTACGCGTACGCCGCCTGGGCGCGGGAGTTCGCGCGCAGCCGGGAGCTGCAGCAGAAGGTCGGCCGGATCAAGAACCTCACGACGGTGCTGGGCGCGGTCTATCTGCCGATCGTCACGCTGCTGATGTTCATGCTGCTGGCGGGCCCGGCGAGGGGCGCGATGTCGGCGGCGGACTTCCTCACCTTCAACACCTCGGTGACGATGGTGCTGACCTCGGTCACCCAGCTGACCGGCTCCTTCGTCTCGGCGGTGGCCGCGCTGCCGCTGTTCGAGGAGATCAAGCCGGTCTTCGAGGCGATGCCCGAGGTGCGCACGTCGAGCACCCGGCCGGGCCCGCTGTCGGGTGCGCTGGAGGCCCGGCGCCTCTCCTTCCGGTACGCCGACGACGGCCCCCTCGTTCTCGACGACGTGTCCTTCGCCGTCCGGCCGGGCGAGTTCGTCGCGGTCGTCGGTCCGAGCGGCTGCGGCAAGTCCACCCTGCTGCGGCTGCTGATCGGCTTCGACAAGCCGGTCTCCGGCAGCGTCCTGTACGACGGCCAGGACCTGGCGGCGCTCGACCAGTCGGCGGTGCGCCGGCAGTGCGGAGTGGTCCTCCAGCACGCCCAGCCCTTCACCGGCTCCATCCTGGACGTGATCTGCGGCACCGAGCCGTACACGCCGGAGGAGGCGATGGCGGCGGCCGAGATGGCGGGGCTCGCGGAGGACATCAAGCGGATGCCGATGGGCCTGCACACGATCGTGGCGGCGGGCGGCGCGATCTCCGGCGGCCAGCGCCAGCGCCTGATGATCGCCCAGGCCCTGATCCGGCGCCCGCGCATCCTCTTCTTCGACGAGGCCACCAGCGCCCTGGACAACGACACCCAGCGCATCGTCATCGACAGCACGCGCAAGCTGAACGCCACCCGCGTCGTCATCGCGCACCGGCTCTCGACCGTCCTGGACGCCGACCGGGTGATCGTGATGGAGGACGGCAAGGTCGTCCAGCAGGGCAGCCCGGCCGAGCTGCTCGCCGACACCGGCGGCCGGCTGCACGAGCTGGTGCGCAGGCAGCTGGCCTAG
- a CDS encoding ribonuclease BN: MKRWRRGLHRAWEWLRVRALIEHGRELELMHRAMGFATLALVTLAPLLIVVAAADPLARGGFASWLTDGMGLSGTSAHALTDVISPPRNVVGTTSVFGLVLLGVFGVTFGGSVQNAYERIWGVAAGPWHRVWRQATWLLVLTAYLYQEAATKAAVPGSQRVVLSAVTGVVFFWWGQRFLLGGQVHWRSLLPGAVATVLGLVGLRAFSYLVFTPLIVTNALSYGAVGTVLVVESWLIGVGFVIYGGALFGRWFVEHHWLPSHHQRPEDECEEP; encoded by the coding sequence GTGAAGCGGTGGCGGCGCGGCCTGCACCGCGCCTGGGAGTGGCTCAGGGTGCGGGCCCTGATCGAGCACGGCCGGGAGCTGGAACTGATGCACCGGGCCATGGGGTTCGCCACGCTCGCCCTGGTGACGCTGGCACCGCTGCTGATCGTGGTCGCCGCCGCCGACCCCCTGGCGCGGGGCGGTTTCGCCTCCTGGCTCACCGACGGCATGGGCCTGTCCGGGACGTCCGCCCACGCGCTCACCGACGTCATCAGCCCGCCGCGCAACGTCGTCGGCACGACCAGCGTCTTCGGCCTCGTCCTGCTCGGCGTGTTCGGCGTGACCTTCGGCGGCAGTGTGCAGAACGCCTACGAGCGGATCTGGGGCGTGGCCGCAGGCCCCTGGCACCGGGTGTGGCGGCAGGCGACCTGGCTGCTGGTGCTCACCGCCTACCTCTACCAGGAGGCCGCCACGAAGGCCGCCGTGCCCGGCAGCCAGCGGGTCGTGCTGTCCGCCGTGACGGGCGTGGTCTTCTTCTGGTGGGGGCAGCGCTTCCTGCTGGGCGGCCAGGTCCACTGGCGTTCCCTGCTGCCGGGCGCCGTCGCCACTGTCCTCGGCCTGGTCGGCCTGCGCGCGTTCTCCTACCTCGTCTTCACCCCGCTGATCGTCACCAACGCGCTCAGCTACGGCGCCGTCGGCACCGTCCTCGTGGTCGAGTCCTGGCTGATCGGCGTCGGGTTCGTCATCTACGGCGGTGCCCTGTTCGGCCGCTGGTTCGTCGAGCACCACTGGCTTCCGTCCCACCACCAGCGGCCCGAGGACGAGTGCGAGGAGCCCTAG
- a CDS encoding subtilase-type protease inhibitor yields the protein MRNTARWAAALGLTAAAVCGPLTGAAVAAPGVAPSSLYAPSALVLTVGHGNDAATATPERAVTLACAPTPSGTHPDAARACAELRGTGGDFNALRPAEGVWCTNLYDPVVVTVQGVWQGQRVSYDRTFGNACMKDSVGDGVFSF from the coding sequence ATGCGGAACACCGCGCGCTGGGCAGCGGCCCTCGGCCTCACGGCCGCCGCCGTCTGCGGACCCCTGACCGGGGCCGCCGTCGCGGCGCCGGGCGTCGCCCCGTCGTCGCTCTACGCCCCCTCGGCGCTGGTCCTCACCGTGGGCCACGGCAACGACGCGGCCACGGCCACCCCCGAGCGCGCCGTCACCCTCGCCTGCGCCCCCACGCCCTCCGGCACTCACCCCGACGCGGCCCGAGCCTGCGCCGAACTGCGCGGCACCGGCGGGGACTTCAACGCGCTGCGGCCCGCCGAGGGCGTGTGGTGCACCAATCTGTACGACCCGGTCGTCGTCACCGTCCAGGGCGTCTGGCAGGGCCAACGCGTCTCCTACGACCGGACCTTCGGCAACGCCTGCATGAAGGACTCCGTGGGCGACGGCGTCTTCTCCTTCTAG
- a CDS encoding NHLP family bacteriocin export ABC transporter peptidase/permease/ATPase subunit produces MSTTQETRGRRRAAPAKRPVPKPRGGTVRTPTVLQMEAVECGAASLAMVLGHYGRHVPLEELRIACGVSRDGSRASNLLKAARSYGLTAKGMQMDLAALAEVAAPAILFWEFNHYVVFDGMGRRFGRRGVYINDPAKGRRFVPMEEFDGSFTGVVLVLEPGDGFSKGGRKPGVLGAMPARLRGTAGTLPAAVLASLLLVAVGAAVPALSRTYIDMFLIGGRTSLLGTLFASMGTCVLLTLVLTWLQQANLLHGRIISSTLSSARFLRHLLRLPVTFFAQRSPADLVQRLQSNDQVAETLARDLAAAGVDAIVVVLYAVLLYSYDPQLTFVGIGVALLNVVAMRLVVRLRATRTAKLRADTARLTNTSYTGLQLIETMKATGGEDGYFRKWAGQHATTLEEEQRLGVPSAWLGVVAPTLATFNSALILWIGGLRAVEGHISVGLLVAFQALVARFTAPLTRLNGVAGRIQDFAADVARLKDVENFQADPLYARPGGADSTRRLQGHVELENVTFGYSPLDKPLLSGFDLTVGPGQQVALVGGSGSGKSTVSRLISGLYAPWDGVIRIDGRRLEDIPRGALASSVSFVDQDVFLFEGTVRDNVALWDPSIPDEAVVEALKDAALYDVVMRRPGGIHSTVEQDGHNFSGGQRQRLEIARALVRRPSILVLDEVTSALDAETELIVMDNLRRRGCACVVIAHRLSTVRDSDEIVVLQHGTVVERGRHEELVAHGGTYAALVRER; encoded by the coding sequence GTGAGCACGACTCAGGAAACCCGCGGCCGCAGACGGGCCGCCCCGGCCAAGCGGCCGGTCCCCAAGCCCCGCGGCGGCACGGTCCGTACCCCCACCGTGCTCCAGATGGAGGCCGTCGAGTGCGGAGCCGCCTCCCTCGCGATGGTCCTCGGCCACTACGGCCGGCACGTCCCGCTGGAGGAGCTGCGCATCGCCTGCGGTGTCTCCCGCGACGGCTCGCGCGCCTCCAACCTCCTGAAGGCCGCCCGCAGTTACGGTCTGACGGCCAAGGGCATGCAGATGGACCTGGCGGCCCTCGCGGAGGTCGCGGCACCGGCCATCCTCTTCTGGGAGTTCAACCACTACGTCGTCTTCGACGGCATGGGCCGCCGCTTCGGCCGGCGCGGGGTGTACATCAACGACCCCGCCAAGGGCCGCCGGTTCGTGCCCATGGAGGAGTTCGACGGCAGCTTCACCGGTGTGGTGCTGGTGCTGGAGCCCGGCGACGGCTTCAGCAAGGGCGGACGCAAACCGGGCGTGCTCGGCGCGATGCCGGCCCGGCTGCGCGGGACCGCGGGCACCCTGCCCGCCGCCGTCCTGGCCAGCCTGCTGCTGGTCGCGGTCGGCGCCGCCGTGCCCGCGCTCAGCCGCACCTACATCGACATGTTCCTCATCGGCGGCCGGACCTCGCTGCTCGGCACGCTGTTCGCGTCGATGGGCACCTGTGTGCTGCTCACCCTGGTGCTGACCTGGCTCCAGCAGGCCAATCTGCTGCACGGCCGGATCATCTCCTCGACCCTGTCCAGCGCCCGTTTCCTGCGCCATCTGCTGCGGCTGCCGGTCACGTTCTTCGCCCAGCGCTCCCCCGCCGACCTGGTGCAGCGCCTTCAGTCCAACGACCAGGTCGCCGAGACCCTGGCCCGCGACCTCGCGGCGGCCGGCGTGGACGCGATCGTCGTCGTCCTGTACGCCGTGCTCCTCTACAGCTACGACCCGCAGCTGACGTTCGTCGGCATCGGCGTGGCCCTGCTCAACGTGGTCGCCATGCGGCTGGTCGTACGGCTGCGCGCGACGCGTACGGCGAAGCTGCGCGCGGACACGGCACGGCTCACCAACACCTCGTACACCGGCCTTCAGCTGATCGAGACGATGAAGGCCACCGGCGGCGAGGACGGCTACTTCCGCAAGTGGGCCGGGCAGCACGCCACCACCCTGGAGGAGGAGCAGCGGCTCGGGGTGCCGAGCGCGTGGCTCGGGGTGGTCGCGCCGACGCTGGCCACGTTCAACAGCGCGCTGATCCTGTGGATCGGCGGGCTCAGGGCGGTCGAGGGGCACATCTCGGTCGGTCTGCTGGTCGCGTTCCAGGCGCTGGTGGCCCGCTTCACCGCCCCGCTCACCCGGCTCAACGGCGTGGCGGGCCGCATCCAGGACTTCGCCGCCGACGTGGCCCGGCTGAAGGACGTGGAGAACTTCCAGGCCGACCCGCTCTACGCCCGCCCCGGCGGCGCCGACTCCACACGCCGGCTCCAGGGGCACGTCGAGCTGGAGAACGTCACCTTCGGCTACAGCCCCCTGGACAAACCGCTGCTCAGCGGCTTCGACCTGACCGTGGGTCCGGGGCAGCAGGTCGCGCTGGTCGGCGGCTCGGGCAGCGGCAAGTCGACGGTGTCCCGGCTGATCTCGGGCCTGTACGCCCCGTGGGACGGCGTGATCCGGATCGACGGCCGCCGGCTGGAGGACATCCCGCGCGGGGCGCTGGCCTCCTCCGTCTCCTTCGTCGACCAGGACGTGTTCCTCTTCGAGGGCACGGTCCGCGACAACGTGGCCCTGTGGGATCCGTCGATCCCGGACGAGGCCGTGGTGGAGGCGCTGAAGGACGCGGCCCTGTACGACGTCGTCATGCGCCGGCCCGGCGGCATCCACAGCACGGTCGAGCAGGACGGCCACAACTTCTCCGGCGGCCAGCGCCAGCGCCTGGAGATCGCGCGGGCGCTGGTGCGCCGGCCGAGCATCCTCGTGCTGGACGAGGTGACGAGCGCGCTGGACGCGGAGACCGAGCTGATCGTGATGGACAACCTGCGCCGGCGCGGCTGCGCCTGTGTGGTGATCGCCCACCGGCTGAGCACGGTCCGCGACAGCGACGAGATCGTGGTGCTCCAGCACGGCACGGTCGTCGAACGCGGCAGGCACGAGGAACTGGTGGCGCACGGCGGCACGTACGCGGCACTGGTCAGGGAGCGGTGA
- a CDS encoding HlyD family efflux transporter periplasmic adaptor subunit translates to MQFRQQALAKLQSPEELDLPVRLARPQGWLALGVTVVVMAAASVWAVTGSVASTVSAPAILTHGQGSYLLQSPVSGQVTAVLAQQGEQLPANAPVLKVRTTQGDSVVRTVAAGRVTALAATIGQIIQTGTNVAAVEKVAHASDPLYATVYVPAENAAAIPAHASVDLTVSSVPTQTYGVLRGEVKAVDREAQSAQSIAAFLGDSQLGQQFTRGGRPVAVTVALDTSATKSGYRWSTSDGPPFGLDSMTLASASVKLADQRPIDWLLP, encoded by the coding sequence GTGCAATTCCGCCAACAGGCCCTCGCCAAGCTCCAGTCGCCGGAAGAGCTGGACCTTCCGGTGCGCCTGGCCCGTCCCCAGGGCTGGCTCGCGCTGGGGGTCACCGTCGTCGTCATGGCGGCGGCCTCCGTCTGGGCCGTGACCGGTTCGGTCGCCTCCACGGTGAGCGCGCCCGCCATCCTCACGCACGGGCAGGGCAGTTACCTCCTGCAGAGCCCGGTGTCCGGCCAGGTCACGGCCGTCCTCGCGCAGCAGGGCGAACAGCTGCCGGCGAACGCCCCGGTCCTCAAGGTCCGTACCACGCAGGGCGATTCGGTCGTCCGCACGGTCGCCGCGGGCCGCGTCACCGCGCTCGCCGCCACCATCGGGCAGATCATCCAGACCGGCACGAACGTCGCCGCCGTCGAGAAGGTCGCCCACGCCTCCGACCCGCTGTACGCGACCGTGTACGTCCCCGCCGAGAACGCCGCAGCCATCCCCGCGCACGCCTCCGTCGACCTCACCGTGTCCTCCGTGCCGACGCAGACGTACGGCGTCCTGCGCGGCGAGGTGAAGGCGGTGGACCGCGAGGCACAGTCGGCCCAGTCGATCGCCGCGTTCCTCGGCGACAGCCAGCTCGGCCAGCAGTTCACCCGGGGCGGCCGCCCGGTGGCCGTCACCGTCGCGCTGGACACGTCGGCGACGAAGAGCGGCTACCGCTGGTCCACCTCCGACGGGCCGCCGTTCGGGCTCGACTCGATGACCCTCGCCTCCGCCTCGGTCAAGCTGGCCGACCAGCGTCCGATCGATTGGCTGCTGCCGTGA
- a CDS encoding lactate 2-monooxygenase produces MAKHWADFQYEIYLNGMTGAVPRLPTDLTRLEELAEHRLAPGPMGYVAGSAGDGSTARANRAALSRRRIVPRMLRDVGERELSVEVLGRSLPAPLALAPVGVLSIMHPDAELAAARAAAAQGVPYILSSASSTPMERVADAMGDAERWFQLYWGKDREVTRSFLDRAKAAGFSVLVVTLDTQLLAWRPRDLDQAYLPFLHGAGTANYFTDPAFRAGLERSVEEDPNAAVLRFLGLFGDPGKTWPDLAFLRAHWDGPIVLKGVLHPDDARQAADAGMDGVVVSNHGGRQVAGSVAAADALPRVADAVGDRLTVLFDSGVRTGDDVFKALALGARAVLVGRPYVYGLGLDGQAGVEHVIRCLLAEFDLTLALSGHRAPGTVSAADLVEEPG; encoded by the coding sequence ATGGCGAAGCACTGGGCCGACTTCCAGTACGAGATCTATCTGAACGGGATGACAGGTGCCGTGCCGCGTCTGCCCACCGATCTGACCCGGCTGGAGGAGCTGGCCGAACACCGGCTCGCCCCGGGCCCGATGGGGTACGTGGCGGGCAGTGCGGGCGACGGGAGCACGGCCCGTGCCAACCGGGCCGCGCTCTCCCGGCGCCGGATCGTGCCACGCATGCTGCGGGACGTCGGCGAGCGGGAGCTGTCCGTCGAGGTGCTCGGGCGGTCCCTGCCGGCGCCACTGGCGCTGGCCCCCGTCGGCGTGCTGAGCATCATGCATCCGGACGCCGAACTGGCCGCCGCCCGGGCCGCCGCCGCGCAGGGCGTGCCGTACATCCTGTCGTCGGCGTCGAGCACGCCGATGGAGCGGGTGGCCGACGCGATGGGGGACGCCGAGCGGTGGTTCCAGCTGTACTGGGGCAAGGACCGCGAGGTGACCCGGAGTTTCCTCGACCGGGCGAAGGCGGCCGGGTTCTCGGTGCTGGTCGTCACCCTGGACACCCAGCTGCTGGCGTGGCGGCCCCGCGACCTGGACCAGGCGTATCTGCCGTTCCTGCACGGGGCGGGCACCGCCAACTACTTCACCGACCCGGCCTTCCGGGCGGGGCTGGAGCGGTCCGTGGAGGAGGATCCGAACGCGGCGGTGCTGCGCTTCCTCGGCCTGTTCGGGGATCCGGGCAAGACCTGGCCGGACCTGGCCTTCCTACGCGCGCACTGGGACGGTCCGATCGTCCTCAAGGGTGTGCTGCACCCGGACGACGCCCGGCAGGCCGCCGACGCCGGGATGGACGGCGTGGTGGTCTCCAACCACGGCGGCCGGCAGGTGGCCGGCTCGGTCGCCGCGGCCGACGCGCTGCCCCGGGTCGCGGACGCGGTCGGCGACCGGCTGACGGTGCTGTTCGACAGCGGGGTGCGCACCGGCGACGACGTGTTCAAGGCGCTGGCCCTGGGCGCGCGGGCGGTGCTGGTCGGCCGGCCGTACGTCTACGGGCTCGGACTGGACGGGCAGGCGGGCGTGGAGCACGTCATCCGGTGTCTGCTCGCCGAGTTCGACCTCACGCTCGCGCTGTCCGGGCACCGCGCCCCGGGGACGGTGTCGGCGGCCGACCTCGTCGAGGAGCCTGGCTGA
- a CDS encoding MFS transporter, giving the protein MSQKTLAEGSRAGAEAIDKPEVSAAPAKRWWILAVVAVAQLMVVLDATIVNIALPSAQTDLGFSDGSRQWIVTAYALAFASLLLLGGRIADLFGRKPAFLVGVVGFAGASALGGAANGFTMLVIARALQGAFGALLAPAALSLLNTTFTDARERARAFSVYGAIAGAGGAVGLLLGGVLTDAFDWRWTLYVNVAIAVVAFAGGWLLLSNHRDAAGAKLDVPGTVLVAAGLFALVYGFSNAETHDWGSPLTWGFLIAGGLLLAAFAWWQTRTAHPLLPLRILLDRNRAASYLAVLISGAGMFGVFLFLTYYLQLNLGFSPTKTGVAFLPMVGALMVTAQAGSTMLLPRIGPKAVIPLGFAIAAAGMAWLTGIGLGAHYASAVLPQLIVIGVGLGLVMPTAMQLATGGVAAEDAGVASATVNAMQQVGGSIGTALLNTLASTAAANYLSGKDATSKLVQAQATIESYTTAFWWSAGLFAAGALIAFLLYRRGVPRQDAGAAPVVHM; this is encoded by the coding sequence ATGTCCCAGAAGACCCTGGCCGAGGGCTCCCGCGCCGGAGCCGAGGCGATCGACAAGCCCGAAGTGAGCGCGGCCCCGGCGAAGCGCTGGTGGATCCTCGCGGTCGTCGCCGTCGCGCAGCTGATGGTCGTCCTCGACGCCACGATCGTGAACATCGCCCTGCCGTCCGCCCAGACCGACCTCGGCTTCTCCGACGGCAGCCGGCAGTGGATCGTGACGGCGTACGCGCTGGCCTTCGCCTCCTTGCTGCTGCTCGGTGGACGCATCGCCGACCTCTTCGGCCGCAAGCCCGCCTTCCTCGTCGGCGTCGTCGGCTTCGCCGGAGCCTCCGCGCTCGGCGGCGCCGCGAACGGCTTCACCATGCTGGTGATCGCCCGCGCCCTCCAGGGAGCCTTCGGCGCCCTGCTCGCGCCCGCCGCGCTGTCGCTGCTCAACACCACCTTCACGGACGCCCGGGAGCGGGCCCGCGCCTTCAGCGTGTACGGCGCGATCGCCGGCGCCGGCGGCGCGGTGGGCCTGCTGCTCGGCGGTGTGCTGACCGACGCGTTCGACTGGCGCTGGACCCTGTACGTGAACGTGGCCATCGCCGTCGTCGCCTTCGCGGGCGGCTGGCTCCTGCTGAGCAACCACCGTGACGCCGCCGGCGCCAAGCTCGACGTGCCGGGCACGGTCCTGGTCGCCGCCGGACTGTTCGCCCTGGTCTACGGCTTCTCCAACGCCGAGACGCACGACTGGGGTTCGCCGCTCACCTGGGGCTTCCTGATCGCCGGCGGTCTGCTGCTCGCCGCCTTCGCCTGGTGGCAGACCCGGACCGCGCACCCGCTGCTGCCGCTGCGCATCCTGCTGGACCGCAACCGCGCCGCCTCCTACCTCGCGGTGCTGATCAGCGGCGCGGGCATGTTCGGCGTGTTCCTCTTCCTGACCTACTACCTCCAGCTCAACCTCGGCTTCAGCCCCACGAAGACGGGCGTGGCGTTCCTGCCGATGGTCGGCGCGCTGATGGTGACCGCGCAGGCCGGCAGCACCATGCTGCTGCCCCGGATCGGCCCGAAGGCGGTCATCCCGCTGGGCTTCGCGATCGCCGCGGCCGGCATGGCCTGGCTGACCGGCATCGGCCTCGGCGCGCACTACGCGAGCGCGGTGCTGCCCCAGCTGATCGTGATCGGCGTCGGCCTCGGCCTGGTCATGCCGACGGCCATGCAGCTGGCCACCGGCGGGGTCGCGGCGGAGGACGCGGGCGTGGCCTCCGCCACCGTCAACGCCATGCAGCAGGTGGGCGGTTCGATCGGTACGGCGCTGCTGAACACTCTCGCCTCGACGGCCGCCGCGAACTACCTGTCCGGCAAGGACGCCACCAGCAAGCTGGTGCAGGCGCAGGCGACCATCGAGAGCTACACGACCGCCTTCTGGTGGTCCGCGGGCCTCTTCGCGGCGGGCGCGCTGATCGCCTTCCTGCTCTACCGGCGCGGGGTGCCGCGCCAGGACGCGGGAGCCGCTCCGGTCGTCCACATGTGA